Proteins from one Streptomyces genisteinicus genomic window:
- a CDS encoding IS5 family transposase (programmed frameshift) — MGRGDLTNHEWSLLEPHLPPKGRRGGRWNDHRTVINGILFRVRTGVPWRDLPERYGPWKTVYERHRRWSADGTWDRILQSVQADADLAGRIDWSMVGVDSTSCRAHQHAAGARKAKPRVPKKRTTPRHHRPDEGLGRSRGGLTCKIHLAGEGGCRPMAFLVTPGQWGDAPQMVEVLDRIRVPRPLGGRPRTRPEHVSGDKAYSSRRNRRYLRRRRIRHTIPEPKDQQANRRRKGREGGRPTGFHRDHYRRRNEVERTINRLKNSRAVATRYDKRAYVFHGTVTAAAIRLWLRQ; from the exons ATGGGTCGGGGGGATCTGACGAATCACGAGTGGTCGCTGCTGGAGCCGCATCTGCCTCCAAAGGGTCGCCGGGGTGGCCGGTGGAACGACCACCGCACCGTGATCAACGGGATCCTGTTCCGGGTTCGTACCGGTGTTCCGTGGCGCGATCTGCCGGAACGTTACGGGCCGTGGAAGACCGTCTATGAGCGGCATCGCCGCTGGTCGGCGGATGGCACCTGGGACCGGATCCTGCAGTCGGTCCAGGCCGACGCCGACCTCGCGGGCCGGATCGACTGGTCGATGGTCGGCGTCGACTCGACGTCCTGCCGGGCTCATCAGCACGCGGCCGGCGCCCGCAAAGCCAAGCCGCGGGTCCCGA AAAAAAGGACGACGCCCCGGCACCACCGCCCCGACGAGGGACTCGGACGGTCCCGGGGCGGCCTGACTTGCAAGATCCACCTCGCGGGTGAAGGAGGCTGCCGCCCCATGGCCTTTCTGGTCACGCCTGGCCAGTGGGGCGATGCCCCCCAGATGGTTGAGGTCCTGGACCGGATCCGGGTCCCCAGACCGCTGGGTGGACGGCCCCGAACCCGGCCCGAGCACGTCAGCGGCGACAAGGCATACAGCTCCCGCCGAAACCGCCGCTACCTTCGAAGACGCCGCATCCGGCACACAATCCCGGAACCCAAGGACCAGCAGGCCAACCGTCGACGCAAAGGCAGAGAAGGCGGCAGGCCCACCGGCTTCCACCGCGACCACTACCGGCGCCGCAACGAGGTCGAGCGGACCATCAACCGGCTGAAGAACTCCCGCGCAGTCGCTACTCGTTACGACAAGCGGGCCTACGTCTTCCACGGGACCGTCACCGCCGCAGCGATCCGGCTCTGGCTTCGGCAGTGA
- a CDS encoding geranylgeranyl reductase family protein has product MSSENDATGAEAAEELEDDAVWDVVVVGAGPAGASAAYAAAVTGRRVLLLEKSGLPRYKTCGGGIIGPSRDSLPPGFDLPLQDRVHAVTFTLGGRMARTRRSRRMLFGLINRPEFDAQLVEHAEKAGAVVRTGVTVSRVEQHGPAVPDRRTVAVVLSPTGSSGEGAEETVLARAVVGADGSASRIGAHVGVKLDQVDLGLEAEIPVPETVAEDWAGRVLIDWGPMPGSYGWVFPKGRTLTVGVISARGEGAATKRYLEDFIARLGLSGFEPAVSSGHLTRCRSEDSPLTRGRVLVCGDAAGLLEPWTREGISFALRSGRLAGEWAVRVAESHDAVDARRQALNYAFAIKAGLGVEMAVGRRMLALFERRPGLLHAVLTGFRPAWNVFADITRGSTTLAGMVRTHPLARKALDVLDKRAAPS; this is encoded by the coding sequence GTGAGCAGCGAGAACGATGCCACCGGAGCAGAGGCGGCAGAAGAGCTTGAGGACGACGCGGTGTGGGATGTCGTCGTGGTCGGTGCAGGACCTGCGGGAGCGTCGGCCGCGTACGCGGCGGCGGTGACCGGCCGCAGGGTGCTGCTCCTGGAGAAGTCCGGGCTGCCCCGGTACAAGACGTGCGGCGGCGGCATCATCGGCCCGTCCCGCGACAGCCTCCCGCCGGGCTTCGACCTGCCGCTGCAGGACCGGGTCCACGCGGTGACGTTCACGCTCGGCGGCCGGATGGCGCGCACCCGCCGGTCGCGGCGGATGCTGTTCGGCCTCATCAACCGCCCCGAGTTCGACGCGCAGCTCGTCGAGCACGCGGAGAAGGCCGGCGCGGTGGTGCGCACCGGCGTCACGGTCTCCCGCGTCGAACAGCACGGGCCCGCGGTCCCGGACCGCCGGACGGTCGCCGTCGTGCTGTCCCCCACCGGTTCGTCGGGGGAGGGGGCCGAGGAGACCGTCCTCGCCCGGGCGGTCGTCGGAGCCGACGGCAGCGCCAGCCGGATAGGCGCGCACGTCGGGGTGAAGCTCGACCAGGTCGACCTCGGCCTGGAAGCGGAGATCCCCGTCCCGGAGACCGTCGCCGAGGACTGGGCGGGGCGGGTCCTGATCGACTGGGGCCCGATGCCCGGCAGTTACGGCTGGGTCTTCCCCAAGGGCCGCACGCTGACGGTCGGAGTCATCTCCGCGCGAGGCGAAGGTGCCGCCACCAAGCGGTACCTGGAGGACTTCATCGCCCGCCTCGGGCTCTCCGGCTTCGAACCGGCCGTCTCCTCCGGGCATCTGACCCGCTGCCGCAGCGAGGACTCACCGCTCACCCGCGGCCGGGTCCTGGTCTGCGGAGACGCGGCGGGCCTGCTGGAGCCGTGGACGAGGGAGGGCATCTCGTTCGCCCTGCGCTCGGGCCGGCTCGCGGGGGAGTGGGCGGTACGCGTCGCGGAGTCGCACGACGCGGTGGACGCCCGCAGGCAGGCGCTCAACTACGCGTTCGCCATCAAGGCGGGACTGGGCGTCGAGATGGCCGTCGGCCGGCGGATGCTCGCGCTCTTCGAGCGGCGCCCCGGCCTGCTGCACGCCGTGCTCACCGGTTTCCGTCCCGCGTGGAACGTCTTCGCGGACATCACCCGCGGCTCGACGACCCTCGCCGGGATGGTGCGCACCCACCCGCTGGCGCGCAAGGCGCTCGACGTCCTGGACAAGCGGGCGGCACCCTCCTAG
- a CDS encoding dipeptidase produces the protein MTAHPIAETVASLMPRAKAELAELVAFQSVADEAVSPRSECEAAAEWVAGALRAEGFEDVALLDTPDGSQSVYGVLPGPAGAPTVLLYAHYDVQPKLDEAAWLSPPFELTERDGRWYGRGAADCKGGFVMHLLALRALTANGGVPVTVKVIVEGSEEQGTGGLERYAEAHPELLAADAIVIGDTGNFRVGLPTVTATLRGMTMIRVRVDTLEGNLHSGQFGGAAPDALAALIRILDSLRAEDGSTVIDGLPARAEWDGLRYPEEEFRRDARVLPGVELPGAGTVADRIWARPAVTVIGIDCHPVAGATPSVPASARAQISLRVPPGQDAAEATELLFAHIEKHTPWNARVSMEQVGQGQAFQADVTSPAYTSMAEAMRVAYPGEEMQASGMGGSIPLCSTLAALYPEAEILLIGLSEPEAQIHAVNESVSPEELERLSVAEALFLSNYAASKRA, from the coding sequence ATGACCGCCCATCCGATCGCCGAGACCGTCGCCTCGCTCATGCCCCGCGCCAAGGCGGAGCTCGCGGAGCTGGTGGCCTTCCAGTCGGTGGCGGACGAGGCGGTGTCGCCGCGCAGCGAGTGCGAGGCGGCCGCCGAATGGGTGGCCGGGGCACTGCGCGCGGAGGGCTTCGAGGACGTCGCCCTGCTGGACACCCCCGACGGCTCCCAGTCGGTGTACGGGGTGCTGCCCGGCCCGGCCGGTGCGCCGACGGTGCTGCTGTACGCCCACTACGACGTGCAGCCGAAGCTGGACGAGGCGGCCTGGCTCAGCCCGCCGTTCGAGCTGACGGAGCGCGACGGCCGCTGGTACGGGCGGGGCGCGGCCGACTGCAAGGGCGGGTTCGTGATGCACCTGCTCGCGCTGCGGGCGCTCACGGCGAACGGCGGTGTCCCGGTCACGGTGAAGGTGATCGTGGAGGGCTCGGAGGAGCAGGGCACGGGCGGGCTGGAGCGTTACGCCGAAGCGCACCCGGAGCTGCTGGCGGCCGACGCGATCGTCATCGGCGACACCGGCAACTTCCGGGTGGGCCTGCCCACGGTGACGGCCACGCTGCGCGGCATGACCATGATCCGGGTGCGCGTCGACACCCTGGAGGGCAACCTGCACTCGGGGCAGTTCGGCGGGGCCGCCCCCGACGCGCTGGCCGCGCTGATCCGCATCCTGGACTCGCTGCGGGCCGAGGACGGCTCGACGGTCATCGACGGGCTGCCGGCACGGGCCGAGTGGGACGGACTCCGGTACCCGGAGGAGGAGTTCCGCAGGGACGCCCGGGTGCTCCCGGGCGTGGAGCTGCCCGGCGCCGGTACGGTCGCGGACCGGATCTGGGCGCGCCCCGCGGTCACCGTCATCGGCATCGACTGCCACCCGGTGGCCGGTGCCACGCCGTCCGTCCCGGCGTCGGCCCGGGCCCAGATCAGCCTGCGGGTGCCGCCCGGCCAGGACGCCGCGGAGGCGACCGAGCTGCTGTTCGCGCACATCGAGAAGCACACGCCGTGGAACGCCCGGGTGTCGATGGAGCAGGTCGGGCAGGGGCAGGCGTTCCAGGCCGACGTGACGAGCCCGGCGTACACGTCGATGGCGGAGGCGATGCGGGTGGCGTACCCGGGTGAGGAGATGCAGGCGTCCGGCATGGGCGGCTCGATCCCGCTGTGCAGCACGCTGGCCGCGCTCTACCCGGAGGCGGAGATCCTGCTGATCGGCCTGAGCGAGCCGGAGGCGCAGATCCACGCGGTCAACGAGAGCGTCTCGCCCGAGGAACTGGAGCGGCTCTCCGTCGCCGAGGCGCTGTTCCTCTCCAACTACGCCGCGTCCAAGCGGGCCTGA
- a CDS encoding NUDIX hydrolase: MIVWINGSFGAGKTSTARELIDLIPNSTLFDPELVGDALGSLLPRKRLDEVTDYQDLPIWRRLVVDTAAALLAELGGVLVVPMTVLRQEYRDEIFGGLAARRIAVRHVLLAPAETILRARIAGRETPGTPDGELRVRQWSYDHVEHYLAALPWLTADAHVVDTGHVGPREAARLVAAAVSSGEAPACEIVQTPEPTAETVAAGVLLFDEEGRVLLVDPTYKPGWEFPGGVVERGEAPARAGVREVHEELGIRLGEVPRLLVIDWEPARPPAFGGLRLLFDGGTLPAATARTVRLPGPELRDWRFVSEQEAAGLLPPNRYERLRWALRARERGTVLNLEAGVPVG, translated from the coding sequence GTGATCGTCTGGATCAACGGTTCATTCGGAGCGGGCAAGACCAGCACCGCGCGCGAACTGATCGATCTGATCCCGAACAGCACGTTGTTCGACCCCGAACTCGTCGGTGACGCCCTGGGGTCCCTGCTGCCCCGCAAGCGGCTCGACGAGGTCACCGACTACCAGGACCTGCCGATCTGGCGCCGCCTGGTGGTGGACACGGCGGCCGCCCTGCTGGCAGAGCTGGGAGGTGTGCTCGTGGTGCCCATGACCGTGCTGCGCCAGGAGTACCGGGACGAGATCTTCGGAGGTCTCGCCGCCCGCCGCATAGCCGTGCGGCATGTGCTGCTGGCGCCTGCTGAAACGATTTTGCGCGCACGTATCGCCGGTCGCGAGACACCCGGGACACCGGACGGCGAACTCCGCGTCCGTCAGTGGTCGTACGACCACGTCGAGCACTACCTGGCGGCGCTGCCGTGGCTCACCGCGGACGCCCACGTCGTCGACACCGGCCACGTCGGACCCCGGGAGGCCGCGCGGCTCGTCGCGGCCGCCGTCAGCAGCGGCGAGGCACCGGCCTGCGAGATCGTGCAGACACCCGAGCCGACCGCCGAGACCGTCGCCGCCGGCGTCCTGCTCTTCGACGAGGAGGGCAGGGTGCTGCTCGTCGACCCGACCTACAAGCCGGGCTGGGAGTTCCCGGGCGGGGTGGTCGAACGCGGCGAGGCGCCCGCGCGCGCCGGGGTCCGGGAGGTCCACGAGGAACTCGGCATCCGGCTGGGGGAGGTGCCCCGGCTGCTCGTCATCGACTGGGAGCCCGCCCGCCCCCCGGCCTTCGGCGGCCTGCGCCTGCTCTTCGACGGCGGCACGCTGCCCGCCGCGACGGCGCGCACGGTGCGGCTGCCGGGGCCCGAACTGCGCGACTGGCGCTTCGTCTCCGAACAGGAGGCGGCCGGGCTGCTGCCCCCGAACCGCTACGAGCGCCTGCGCTGGGCGCTGCGGGCCCGGGAGCGCGGCACGGTCCTCAACCTGGAGGCGGGCGTCCCCGTCGGCTGA
- a CDS encoding ROK family protein, which yields MHTSLVAALDIGGTKIAGALVDGDGDLLLRAQRPTPAEGDAETVMGAVSAVLDDLAASPLWPGVVAVGIGSAGPVDRSAGTVSPVNVPGWRGFPLVERVSRAVGGLPVDLVGDGVAVTAAEHWRGAARGFGNALCMVVSTGVGGGLVLDGRLHTGPTGNAGHIGHISVDLDGDLCPCGARGCVERIASGPNIARRALEQGWTPGRDGDATAAAVAAAARAGDPVAIASFERAAQALAAGIAATATLADLDIAVIGGGVAGAGEVLFDPLRRSLRDYAALSFVRRLTIAPARMGTDAGLVGAAAAALLGRRPERTPA from the coding sequence ATGCACACCAGCCTCGTCGCCGCGCTCGACATCGGCGGCACCAAGATCGCCGGAGCCTTGGTGGACGGTGACGGCGACCTCCTGCTCCGCGCCCAGCGGCCGACTCCGGCCGAGGGGGACGCCGAGACCGTGATGGGTGCCGTGTCCGCCGTTCTCGACGATCTCGCGGCCTCCCCGCTGTGGCCGGGAGTCGTCGCCGTGGGGATCGGCAGCGCGGGCCCCGTCGACCGGTCCGCCGGCACCGTGAGCCCCGTCAACGTGCCCGGCTGGCGCGGCTTCCCGCTCGTCGAACGGGTCTCGCGGGCGGTCGGCGGCCTGCCCGTGGACCTGGTGGGCGACGGCGTCGCCGTCACCGCCGCCGAACACTGGCGCGGCGCGGCGCGCGGCTTCGGCAACGCGCTGTGCATGGTGGTGTCCACCGGAGTCGGCGGCGGCCTGGTGCTCGACGGGCGCCTGCACACCGGACCGACCGGCAACGCCGGGCACATCGGACACATCAGCGTCGACCTGGACGGCGACCTCTGCCCCTGCGGCGCCCGGGGCTGCGTCGAGCGCATCGCCAGCGGACCGAACATCGCCCGCCGGGCACTCGAGCAGGGCTGGACGCCCGGCCGGGACGGCGACGCCACGGCCGCCGCCGTCGCCGCCGCGGCCCGCGCGGGCGACCCGGTGGCGATCGCCTCCTTCGAGCGGGCCGCGCAGGCGCTCGCGGCGGGCATCGCCGCCACCGCCACCCTCGCCGACCTCGACATCGCCGTCATCGGCGGCGGCGTCGCGGGCGCCGGCGAGGTGTTGTTCGACCCGCTGCGCAGGTCCCTGCGGGACTACGCCGCCCTCTCCTTCGTCCGCCGGCTGACGATCGCTCCCGCGCGCATGGGCACGGACGCCGGACTCGTGGGCGCGGCGGCGGCCGCGCTCCTCGGCCGCCGCCCGGAGCGCACCCCGGCCTGA
- a CDS encoding LacI family DNA-binding transcriptional regulator, producing the protein MKDVAARAGVGLKTVSRVVNAEPGVTPDTERRVQEAIESLGFRRNDSARVLRKGRTASIGLVLEDLADPFYGPLSRAVEEVARAHGALLINGSSAEDPGREQELVLALCARRVDGLIVIPAGDDHRYLEPEIKAGVATVFVDRPAGRIEADAVLSDSFGGARSGAAHLIAHGHRRIAFIGDQPRIHTAAERLRGYRAAMADAGLAIDDSWVSLGSTAPERVRDAVAAMLAAPEPVTAILAGNNRVTVTVVRHLAACERPVALVGFDDIELADLLGITVIAQDAAALGRTAAERLFRRLDGVSEAPRQVTLDTALIPRGSGEIPPAG; encoded by the coding sequence ATGAAGGACGTGGCGGCACGTGCCGGAGTGGGCCTCAAGACCGTCTCCCGGGTGGTCAACGCCGAGCCCGGGGTCACCCCGGACACCGAGCGCCGCGTGCAGGAGGCCATCGAGTCCCTCGGATTCCGCCGCAACGACAGCGCCCGGGTGCTGCGGAAGGGGCGCACGGCGTCGATCGGACTGGTCCTGGAGGACCTCGCCGACCCGTTCTACGGTCCGCTGAGCCGCGCGGTCGAGGAAGTGGCCAGAGCGCACGGCGCGCTGCTCATCAACGGTTCGAGCGCGGAGGACCCGGGCCGTGAACAGGAGTTGGTGCTGGCGCTGTGCGCCCGGCGCGTGGACGGTCTGATCGTCATCCCGGCGGGCGACGACCACCGCTACCTGGAGCCGGAGATCAAGGCCGGGGTGGCCACGGTCTTCGTGGACCGGCCCGCGGGGCGCATCGAGGCCGACGCGGTGCTCTCCGACAGCTTCGGCGGCGCCCGCTCGGGCGCGGCCCATCTGATCGCGCACGGCCACCGGCGGATCGCCTTCATCGGCGACCAGCCCCGGATCCACACGGCGGCCGAACGTCTGCGCGGCTACCGCGCGGCGATGGCGGACGCGGGACTCGCGATCGACGACTCCTGGGTGTCGCTCGGCTCCACCGCCCCGGAGCGGGTCCGCGACGCCGTGGCCGCGATGCTGGCCGCTCCGGAGCCGGTGACCGCGATCCTCGCGGGGAACAACCGGGTGACCGTCACCGTCGTACGCCATCTCGCCGCCTGCGAGCGGCCGGTGGCGCTGGTCGGCTTCGACGACATCGAGCTCGCGGACCTGCTCGGCATCACGGTGATAGCCCAGGACGCGGCGGCCCTCGGCCGCACCGCGGCGGAGCGGCTCTTCCGCCGGCTGGACGGCGTGAGCGAGGCGCCCCGTCAGGTCACCCTCGACACGGCGCTGATCCCCCGCGGCTCGGGGGAGATCCCGCCGGCGGGCTGA
- a CDS encoding DUF6986 family protein, translating into MGQQEKVATSLAGAVSEGISASLAPVDAELARRYPGDPGTRQPVHTVYVPGEVFGAGTVRAWGDQALAALDEHAPDARTFAAVLGLPDELAEPVYSRVRAKLEREPVEDLRVDFEDGYAGTDEDADAARAARLISAAYADGTAAPYMGIRMKCMEAAVRDRGIRTLDVFLTGLMEAGGLPDGLVLTLPKVTYTEQVGAMVRLVEEFEKARGLDAGRIGFEIQIETSQSILGPDGTATVARMIDAAEGRATGLHYGTFDYSACLGVSAAHQASDHPAADHAKAVMQVAAAGTGVRVSDGSTNVLPVGSTAKVHDAWRLHYGLTRRALARAYYQGWDMHPGHLPTRYAAVFAFYRGGFEQASARLAAYAGHAGGDVMDEPATAKALSSYLLRGIDCGALDSAEVARLTGLTRADLDAFAAPRRGDLTASAQ; encoded by the coding sequence ATGGGTCAGCAGGAGAAGGTGGCGACGAGCCTCGCGGGCGCGGTCAGCGAGGGCATCAGCGCGTCCCTCGCGCCGGTGGACGCCGAGCTCGCCCGCCGCTACCCGGGAGATCCCGGCACACGCCAGCCCGTCCACACCGTCTACGTCCCCGGCGAGGTCTTCGGCGCCGGCACCGTGCGCGCCTGGGGCGACCAGGCGCTCGCCGCACTCGACGAGCACGCCCCCGACGCCCGCACCTTCGCCGCCGTCCTCGGACTTCCCGACGAGCTCGCCGAGCCCGTCTACTCCCGCGTCAGGGCCAAGCTGGAGCGCGAGCCGGTGGAGGACCTGCGCGTCGACTTCGAGGACGGCTACGCGGGCACCGACGAGGACGCGGACGCGGCGCGCGCCGCCCGGCTGATCTCCGCGGCGTACGCGGACGGCACCGCCGCGCCGTACATGGGCATCCGGATGAAGTGCATGGAAGCCGCCGTGCGCGACCGGGGCATCCGCACCCTCGACGTGTTCCTCACCGGCCTGATGGAGGCGGGCGGCCTGCCCGACGGGCTGGTGCTCACCCTGCCGAAGGTCACGTACACCGAACAGGTCGGCGCCATGGTGCGCCTCGTCGAGGAGTTCGAGAAGGCGCGCGGTCTGGACGCGGGCCGGATCGGCTTCGAGATCCAGATCGAGACCAGCCAGTCCATCCTCGGACCCGACGGCACCGCCACCGTCGCCCGTATGATCGACGCCGCCGAGGGCCGGGCGACCGGACTGCACTACGGCACCTTCGACTACAGCGCCTGCCTCGGCGTCTCCGCCGCCCACCAGGCGAGCGACCACCCCGCGGCCGACCACGCCAAGGCGGTCATGCAGGTCGCCGCCGCCGGCACCGGGGTACGGGTCTCGGACGGCTCCACCAACGTGCTCCCGGTCGGGTCCACCGCCAAGGTCCACGACGCCTGGCGGCTGCACTACGGGCTCACCCGCCGCGCCCTCGCCCGCGCCTACTACCAGGGCTGGGACATGCACCCGGGGCACCTGCCCACCCGCTACGCCGCCGTCTTCGCCTTCTACCGGGGCGGCTTCGAGCAGGCGTCCGCGCGCCTCGCGGCCTACGCCGGCCACGCTGGCGGCGATGTCATGGACGAGCCGGCCACCGCGAAGGCCCTCAGCTCCTACCTGCTGCGCGGCATCGACTGCGGGGCCCTCGACAGCGCCGAGGTCGCCCGGCTCACCGGCCTGACCCGAGCCGACCTCGACGCCTTCGCCGCGCCCCGCCGCGGCGATCTGACCGCCTCCGCCCAGTAG
- a CDS encoding electron transfer flavoprotein subunit alpha/FixB family protein: MAEVLVFVDHVDGAVRKPTLELLTLARRIGEPVAVAVGAGAADTASVLAGHGAVRVLTADAPEFAEYLVVPKVEALQAAVEAVSPSAVLVPSSAEGKEIAARLAVRIGSGLITDAVDLEAGEQGPVATQSAFAASFTTKSRVSKGVPVVTVKPNSAPVEPVQAAGAVEALAVSFSEKATGTRVTSRTPRESTGRPELTEAAIVVSGGRGVNGAENFAVIEALADSLGAAVGASRAAVDAGWYPHTNQVGQTGKSVSPQLYIASGISGAIQHRAGMQTSKTIVAINKDAEAPIFDLVDYGVVGDLFAVVPQLTEEINTRKG, encoded by the coding sequence ATGGCTGAAGTTCTCGTCTTTGTCGATCACGTGGACGGTGCGGTCCGCAAGCCCACGCTGGAGCTGCTGACGCTGGCGCGTCGGATCGGTGAGCCGGTCGCGGTGGCGGTGGGTGCGGGTGCCGCCGACACGGCGTCGGTGCTGGCCGGGCACGGTGCGGTGCGGGTGCTGACGGCGGACGCGCCGGAGTTCGCGGAGTACCTGGTGGTCCCGAAGGTGGAGGCGTTGCAGGCCGCGGTCGAGGCGGTGTCGCCTTCGGCGGTGCTGGTGCCGTCGTCCGCGGAGGGCAAGGAGATCGCGGCGCGTCTGGCGGTGCGGATCGGTTCGGGTCTGATCACCGACGCGGTCGATCTGGAGGCCGGTGAGCAGGGTCCGGTGGCGACGCAGTCGGCGTTCGCCGCGTCGTTCACGACGAAGTCGCGTGTGTCGAAGGGTGTTCCGGTCGTCACGGTGAAGCCGAACTCGGCTCCGGTGGAGCCGGTTCAGGCCGCGGGTGCGGTCGAGGCGCTGGCGGTGTCGTTCTCGGAGAAGGCGACGGGGACGCGGGTGACCTCGCGTACGCCGCGGGAGTCGACCGGGCGTCCGGAGCTGACCGAGGCGGCGATCGTGGTCTCCGGTGGCCGGGGTGTCAACGGCGCGGAGAACTTCGCGGTCATCGAGGCGCTGGCGGACTCGCTCGGTGCGGCGGTCGGCGCCTCGCGTGCCGCGGTCGACGCGGGCTGGTACCCGCACACCAACCAGGTCGGCCAGACCGGCAAGAGCGTGTCCCCGCAGCTGTACATCGCCTCCGGCATCTCCGGCGCGATCCAGCACCGGGCCGGCATGCAGACCTCGAAGACCATCGTCGCGATCAACAAGGACGCCGAGGCCCCGATCTTCGACCTCGTCGACTACGGCGTCGTCGGCGACCTCTTCGCCGTCGTCCCCCAGCTCACCGAGGAGATCAACACCCGCAAGGGCTGA